CTATTTGCTTTGTCCTGGCCTCTATGCAGGTATCTCTTTCAAGCATTAAAGGTACTGGCCCTGATGGTAGGATTTTGAAGGCAGATGTGGAAGATTACTTGGGTACAATTTTCTagccctttctttcactttctaaCCCTTTGTTTTATGAAAAGTTCCTTGACAAGCTATTATTGTCTATTACTCATTTGGGATCCTTGATAAGCAATATTATGGATCTTCTATCAGCAGTAGACTTAGCGTGATGCTGTTCAAAATTTGGGTGATCATCTATTTGGCAAATAAGAAGAATCCTCATATTACTCTTGGTTGGCCTTTATCCCATATTCttcaaaataaaagaatcatagaATCAAATTTCAAACTAACTCTTGAGTCTATTCTGGTATAGGTAATTATACCTAATCAACCAAGTGATGAACTTGTCAATGCCTTAGTCATTTGTTCACTCGAACCTAACTTTAATCTTAATCGTGTTTTCTTGATCTAAGCTTGATCTAGACTTTAATTCAACCCTTATATTTTGTTGTTCATGTTAACCAATATTAACTTAATTAGCGAATTATTGGGAATTTtgattattgatgaacttgtCAATATGTTTTTAAGTTTTTTCCTATTTCTTGGGAACTGGaataaaaatatctacatttgattGGATGTAGCTTCTCAGACAAAGGGTGTCCCTGCACCTGTGAAGGCAAAGGAATCCATAGGTGCTCAAGCATTAGGTTATGTGGACATTCCAAATTCACAGATAAGAAAAGTAACTAAGCCTGTCTTTTGATCTTTTCACCCAATTGGGTTGCAATCATATTTTTAttacaaaaatataattttgcaGGTTACTGCTTCTCGCTTGCTTCTCTCCAAACAAACTATTCCTCATTATTATTTAACAATAGACACCCGTGTCGACAAACTTATAGAGTGAGTATCTGCTTTCTAATACACTGATGTATAGAGTGCAATAATGTAATCTGTTCAAGTTCAGAGCACATATCAAGATATTTCCCAAGTATGAACTATTCACTGTCTCTTCAGATTGCGGAAAGAACTTAATTCTCTCCAAGAGGTTTCTGGTGGTAAAAGACTATCAATCAATGACCTTGTCATAAAGgtttctatttaaaatttatgTTGGATATTGTTATTTGAATTATTTATATGTTATTAGGTGTTGCTCTATGGTGACTTCATATAATTTTTTGCCCTGTACCTTACTGGAAAAATACACTTGCTAACTTATTTATAATGATTAATTTCTCATTGCTTGATAGTTGATATTGATTTGAGTTTAATTTATTATTGTATTCTTGATTAACTGCCTTCTGGGTTTAATTTTACACTCATATGATGTATTGTTATCTGAAAGTATATCTCATGCTGCTTTCGCATAGGAAATTTGGATCTTCCCTGTTACATTAAGCAACATTTGGTTTATTGATGCTTTGCTCTATTGTCTCATCTTGATTCTTGACACACCTTCCTGTAGAACACTACTGTCATGCCTTGTTATACCAGACCTATTTCTATCATTCTTGGTTGCTGTAAGCTTGTCACATGACTTTTGACATCCTCTTTTTGGCTATTCATGGTTAATGCTGGAAAAAAGATAAAGTAAGGGAATATTGCTTATCTAACATAATATCCTGTATTTTTACAATCTTGACCTTGAAACCTTTATCTTTATAATACTATCTAACATAATATCTATTATATTTTTGTTATCTCAAAATTTAAGGCCTATAttggaaggggagccttggcgcaacggtaaagttgttgccatgtaaccaaaaggtcacggttcgaatcctggaaatatcctcttgcaaaaagcaggataaggctgtgtacaatggattcttccccgggatcccgcatgacgggagcttcgtgcaccgggctacccAAAAATTTAAGGCCTGTATTGCCTATTTCTCTAGCCTTTTCTCCAACTCAATTAATTTCCTACAATCATAGAatgttaatttttctcctaaacATGGCATTTACTAATTTTAGTTATTTCATGTTGCTAACTTTATTCTATAGTAGTGGACTAGTTTTTTTTTCTGCATTGCCCTACACATTGCATCTACTAATTTCAGTCAACTTCCAAAGCCAAGATTACTACTCATTTTCTTCATCTAAATTCTGGGTATTGCTGAATGATTGTTATGCCCTGTGGTTATGGATATTCTTAACACAAGATTTTTGAAGATCTTATGTGCCAGCTTGATGTATTAGATCTAATTACTCTTTTGGTGTTTATTCTGGAAACTGAGAAATATGAGTGGAGTATTATTGTCATCCCTATCATTATTAAACACGATATATGCACTTTGACATGCCAACTCATTAAAATACCTTATCTGCTTGCCTATTCTTTTATCAAAGTCTTAATATTGACTTATCAAATAGTCTTAGTCTTACCAATCAAGTACATAAGTTCAAAGTTTCATTAGTTTGCACAACCAAGTTCACATGTGGATGTAGTTAGGAGTGTAAAGAGTTATTGAATTTAGGAAAAGTGCAACTGGTTTATAAGTATTTTTATTTTGGGATAACTCTGACCTGAGCCATAACCCAATATTTGAGGAAAAAGTTAAACTGGTTTCACAGGAAGTTGGATTTCAGCatctttctttcatgtttttaTAGAATGGCATATATTGGCTCTCAACTTTAGATTTTGGACGACAATATAGAATATGTTTGCATCTAACTTACTTTTAAACACAGGCAACTGCTTTGGCTCTTCGCAAAATTCCTCAGTGTAACAGCTCCTGGATGAATGATTTCATACGACAGTATATCTTTTTGAGTTTCATTTTACCTTTTTTAAGAAACTTTGTTTCTGTTCACATGAGTTATATTTGTCCTAGCTTCTTGATCTTGATGCAGGTACCACAATGTTAACATCAATGTTGCAGTTCAAACAGATAATGGGTTGTTTGTTCCAGTTATCAAGGTTTTAATTGCCAAGTAATTTGATTTAAGCTCAGCGTCATATAGCATTTTTAAGTATTTTACGAACCAATTATACAGGATGCAGACAAGAAGGGACTGGCAACAATTGCAGAGGAAGTGAAAGTGTTGGCTCAGAAGGCAAAAGAAAATAGCTTGAAACCTGAAGACTACGAGGTAGGCACACAGGCCTTGAATTCAGATACATTATTTTTTGTTCACTAACTATGTCGAAGAGATGACTTTGCAGGGTGGTACATTTACTGTTTCAAATCTGGGAGGCCCTTTTGGTATCAAACAGTTCTGTGCCATCATCAATCCACCCCAATCAGCCATTTTGGCTGTTGGATCTGGTACGGCCTGTGCTTTCAAAATGAAAATATATTTCTCAGCCATCTTTGATACTCCATTTTTCTTCTTAAATTGTTCTTGAATGGAGCAGCTGAGAGACGAGTGCTTCCTGGCAGTGCTCCTGACCAATTTGAATTTGGCAACTTCATGTCTGTCACACTGAGTTGCGATCACAGAGTGATCGATGGTTTGTGCTACCATCTTACATCCATTTCGTTAAATGAAACATTGCTGAATTTGAATGCAAATTCTCAGTGTTCATATATGTCCATGTCAGGTGCTGTGGGTGCAGAGTGGTTGAGAGCTTTCAAAAACTACATTGAGAATCCACAATCCATGTTGCTGTGAAGCAAATCTGAATGGAGCATTTTTGTACGATTCGACAAAGCGGCTCCCGAGGCTCTCCAGttcttttgtttatttctttcccttcccttcaAAATGGTTGGGATGAATCAACTAGGCTTTTTTTTCATGACAACCTGTTGATTATTGAACTTTTAAAAGGTTGccagatttttttttcaataagacAAATCAACTGAAAATCACCCAAACGGGTATTGAAGCCACACATAGTGGTCAACAATAACTTGCATCACTTGCTTAAGTTCAATTCAATGAGCTATTCTTGTGATTTTACTTCAATTAAGAATAACCTCAATTTTTTCCCTTAAATGTTTCTTTGTATCTCCAATGCTTGTAAGACAACCTTTGATGGAGGTTTTGCCTTTGTTACCGTGCCGTTGGATGGTATTGTGTTTCCGCAGGGAGTTTTCTCCGGCGTTGAAATAATTTTAGGCGAAAACTTGGAgcttaaattattattttctaccATTGCTTATCAATCAATGTCAGTTATGCCCATTGTTAAATTCTATCATAGATAATTATACCTATTTAGTTTTAGTTGCTAATTAATTGAGGTAAGTTAAGCTGGTACAAAAAAAGGAAATTGGATCATCTGAGACAGCTACTCAATTATTGTTTTCTTATGTTCAGGGATGGCTATTTTGTTTAAACAGATAAAGATTTGACATCTTCTATTGTATTGATGTACACTGGTATTTTATTTTTCCCCAGCCATCTCTACTGATAGTAACCATTTGTGGTTACTTTTTATTAGTCCAGGAACGAATTTATGGatactaaaataaataaatcatcttTTATCAAATGTACTGTATTATATATGAACCAAAAGCTAGGAGTGAGTATTCGGttaaaaccgaaccgaaccgaattaaccgaactgAACTGAACCGATTTGTTTTCGAATAAACCGAACTGAACCGATTTTCGATAAAAATCGAACTGAACCGAACCGAATTTTCAATAAAACCTAACAAACCGAACCGAACAAATCGAATAAAccgattttttctaaaaatttggtttagcttAATAAAAATGTGGTTTGGTCTAAAATTTATGATCTAAAAAATCGATTTGATTTAAAAATTCGGTCtattcggtttattcggtttaatcgaataaaaaaaattaaaaccgaatccgaaccgaattaaccgattttttagaaataaaaaaccgAATTTCCGAataaaccgaaccgaatttttaaattcggtcggtttaatcggtttattcggtttaaccgaacttttgctcacccctacCAAAAGCAGATTAAAATTTCCCTCGGGCTTACAAATTTACTAAATGGATAAAATAACAGGTGTGTTCAATTGCATTACACTTGCAAAGTAAAATaggcattttaaaatttttttttaataatgcaGATATTTAGTTCaatcaattaattcaaaaaattttaattagctatTAAGATAAATGAAAAGATAATCCACATTCTTAGTTTTATTTTTCACTCCAAAATAGACTCTTTGCATATACATAGAGGTAAGATTTTATGATAGATTTTAGTTAGGAGcgtcaaaactaaatctgatccGACGATCTAATATGAGTCGACCCAAAAAAAGATTCGGATTGGATATTTTTAGGTTCGGATTGAAGCATTTTttggttgaaaattttcaaattgagtTGGGTTGGGTTCGGATTGACCTGAGTTGACCCAAATATAGGGTTTAGTGGATGTTTtaggataaaattaaattttattttacaaattaagatatttatatatatattaatatccaTGTTAGTATaataatgatggaatattgagataaaaataaagaattaaagggaaaatagccaaaaaaaaaaaatattttgaatcgaGTTTTTAGGTTAtccgggttgggttcgggttggtcGGATTGATCGGGTTTGAGTTCGGATTTAAGAGTTTCGGGTTGAGTTCAAATTTAGGACAGATTCGGAttgggttttaaaaaaaaaatcaaattcaaactaaTCCAAACACGATTCGATCCATCCAAATTGACATCCTTAATCTCAGAAGATTTTGGAACTCCGTAAAACCTTAGGTAGGTGTGAGTTGGGTGAAAGAGAGATTATATAAcctgatttaattaattaaggacGGATCTCAACCAATTGGATGTGAGATTTTGAAGAATTGGAAGATCTTATTTGAGTAACAATTGATTGGAAGTTCAATTTAATCAATGGTAAAAACTCAAGAAGGTGCTTTTTTTTTTCCAAACCGAcgtctaattttgattttttatcaaaatgaCATTCCATTTGAGATAAAATGATACAATTATACTCCATTACTATTTCTATTATTATCAACTTATATCTCCCATCTAAATTTTGAATTGATCAAACATGTTGTAACAATTATAAAACTGTAGTTACTACACATAGTGTAGCAGGTAAGATTTCGTAGCTAGTAAACAGTTGTGGCAACTACGATTTCGTAATTCCTACAACTACAACAATAACATGGAAAATAACTTTGATAAAGAggattaaaattcttttcaaaaagaCTTTAAACGATATTGGATATGTCGTTACGGGTTACACTCGTAAAAAAATAGTCTTTGAAcgagttttgatttgatatattgtgagtCCTGTAGTTCAATCCGAGTAAAAAATATATGTGTTGGTACAATTgatctctagggtttcgatgtttgacaatatgatcaagggttgacccaaacaggacttgatgtttgggagagagaagtctagtcaggactagatgactagcaaaggtaagtcctaaccaaaagttaggcaaagtggaagtcccggtaaATGAAGCTggccctagcgagtgaagctaggtggtggaagtcccggtgagtaaagtcgggccctagtgagtaaagctaggtggtggaagtctcggtgagtgaagtcgggccctagtgagtgaaactaagtgaaggaagtcctggtgagtgaagccagaccttagtgagtaaagctaggtggaggaagtcctagtgagtgaagccaagccctagtgagtgaagctaggtggaggaagtcctggtgagtgaagcccgacaatggaagtcctagtgagtgaagctaggtaaccctaagaggtaaccctaggttattcttgaattctgttaatactgtgctaactcaATGTTGCAAGGAAGCTcaattaggtcgacgggctgaccaggtagctgacacgaagtctagacgggtcgaagggctgaccggacgtctggcaggtaagtggagataagtcactagaggggagtgactgtgaagacacgttcccaggaagggaacattcgGCGTCGATCAgacttagacccatttcggatatctaagtcgagatcgtgactatattctggtctcgagaagacgaaatctaattaatattttgttTGATTTTAAACTGTGATaatactctattttgcaggatatatatcttgtatttgtcttcggactaatgttttcttgcaggaaggaagctgtTGGAAAaaatggtccgagcgcccggaagcaaACTTTATCCATTTCGCGTGTCAACATGTGGAGCTTCGTGATTGACTCGgttacgtcatattcagggcgctCGAAAGGATTTAGGCGCCCCgaactattagagtgtatactaaaagccgagcttttgtataaacatttattttataaataaagaatcacattggtcaaatgtctacatttatatgctaagtgtagttgttcaattaatttatattgtaaataacatggtgtgtggtgtcacacacagaaaatcatgttatcaattccttataaattataaacagtagctcacgtctaagatggaaaagaacaaaccattggaatagtcgtagtgtaatttgatattagtttatcttaactataaaattacactagtatactctgagtgtcttgagtatgaccatttaaggtaagttctttttatactaattgaataaaagaacaagacctttgttattgtggaagtgtgtgctcttaatcctgatataataacaagcacatgtatctagtatttatttctttgacttatcaatgggtgagatttagttcgataaatcaagagacccgataagttgggaaatgatattatttatagtgtgtgttgttgattatagaagggaactgtgtcctagtaatctaggttgataatgtctccaagaggagctcataaagattgtcatgtaaaccctgcaggtggactcagtccgacatgacgataaggttgagtggtactacttttggactagatattaattaagtgagttgtcagtaactcatttaattagtgggcattctatatcttaaacacagggagactaacgcactcatgataagaaggagcccaaaatgtaatttgggattggtgcggtagttcaataataattctttagtggtatgaattattattgatgaaattaagttgggtgtttggggcgaacacgggaagcttaatttcatcaggagaccaaaaccaattccttctctcggtctctatcgtagcctcttatttataaagtattataaccacccatacccacctttttacccaccttaaggtggtcggccaagcctagtttggagcccaagctagggccagccaaaccaaggtgagttggtttcattaggtggtcgTCCCTagattgaacccaagcttggtgtggccgaccacattaaaataaaaggattttattttttaaaatcttttcttatatggaagccatggttttaaaagagactttaaaatttaaaatttttcttttatagttttctacaaaagattaagagaaaggtttgatatctttccttatttgtagttaaaaggaagattttaatttttgataaaatttttcttttttataaacatccgcatgattttaaaagagagttctaaaagtaaatttttccttttatagtttctacaaaagattaagaaaagatttgatatctttccttatttgtagattgaaaggaagattttaattttagagaaaacttttctttttgtaaatcatccacatgttttaatagagagattttaatttataaaagtttccttttatcaccaaccatgaagggaattttcaaaagagaaatttttatttaaaaatttccggaaacaaattaggaagttttaattttgtgtttaaaactttccttttttggagggattaaggtggtcggctatatatagtttgaaagag
This region of Zingiber officinale cultivar Zhangliang chromosome 9A, Zo_v1.1, whole genome shotgun sequence genomic DNA includes:
- the LOC122020248 gene encoding dihydrolipoyllysine-residue acetyltransferase component 3 of pyruvate dehydrogenase complex, mitochondrial-like is translated as MTLATQVVRHSRKLKGAQNILLKEPSILARPFSKDISRSYNGTEGKYLDLKPYEFCTKSSNATGEGNAFSSELLGNNHSRKGPAKSLPFFGMRFSHTFSYMQANPRRLFSTNTDLPPHQAIGMPSLSPTMTEGNIARWLKKEGDKVSPDDVLCEVETDKATVEMECMEEGYLAKIIQGDGSKEIKVGETIAITVEEEGDIEKFKDYKVSESAGPTEVQPPSEPAQSKKEEVPTKTDEPKASKTDKVSHHEHRIFSSPLARKLAGDNNVSLSSIKGTGPDGRILKADVEDYLASQTKGVPAPVKAKESIGAQALGYVDIPNSQIRKVTASRLLLSKQTIPHYYLTIDTRVDKLIELRKELNSLQEVSGGKRLSINDLVIKATALALRKIPQCNSSWMNDFIRQYHNVNINVAVQTDNGLFVPVIKDADKKGLATIAEEVKVLAQKAKENSLKPEDYEGGTFTVSNLGGPFGIKQFCAIINPPQSAILAVGSAERRVLPGSAPDQFEFGNFMSVTLSCDHRVIDGAVGAEWLRAFKNYIENPQSMLL